From the genome of Heliangelus exortis chromosome 23, bHelExo1.hap1, whole genome shotgun sequence:
ATGTATGAAGGGAAGCAGGTATGTTGTAGATAACTGAGTATGTGAGTATTTAAGTGAGCCAAGTTATAGGTTTCTATAGCTGCATTATAGAGATGTATTTATACTGACTTCCCCTTAACAAAGTATCTAAGTGTTAtttggaacttttaaaaattaggtCTGTAGTTACAGCTATAAATTCAACTGcatgggtgtgtgtgtgtggggaaacTAAGGCTGTTGAATGGTGTAGAAGTCACACAGAAGTAAATATTTCCTCCCATCCATAATTTCATGTGGAATCAGGTACTGATTTCTGTGCCAATTACTGTGGCTGAGGAGGTAACTTATGTGATGGACTTGTGTGCAAAATACTCAGACTCCCTCTAGTGAATCTGTGTGTTGCAGCTGTCAAGTACACCAGTACTTTCACATacaagggagaaaaatgtaAGTTTTCCCATGCGGTCATGCTACCATTTCTGCATTAAACTTCCAAGAGGTCTAAAACATTTTGTCACTTGACACACAGTGTTACTTGGCATAGTTTAAGGAATTTAATACCCTATAAAAAAATAGGGTGCATGCTGCATCAGGCAGCAAGGGAAGCCCAGTAAGAGGTATTCTGTAGTTTGTGACAAAACTGTTCTGCACAGTGCTTAACTTAGCCCTGGCAGCTGGTTTAACATCTGATCACTAGATGGTAGGTACAGGAAGCAGCTTGTGCTAGTGAAAGACAAGGTATGAACAGATCACACTGTAATTCACGTTCCAGCTTCGTAAAGCAAGCATTCCCATAAAGGATACTCATCAGAACCACGTTGTTCACAGAATTTAATGTCCAGTTAGCTTAATCTCCATGAGGTAATAGTGATTTCCTGAATCATTCAGTGTTATGTTAGGCCAAAATGCCAAATTCTGTGACACAATCAAAGCATGTTACTGCGTGTGGgactctccctcctccctcaaGTAGCCAGGTCACCCTGAACTAACAATATAGGGCTTTTTCAACTTGCAAAAAGCTAAGTAAACTCCATTTTCCATATTTTGGTGCCTGAGTATGTGCAGACATACATATACATCTACACGCAGCTATTACATATAGCGATTTGCAGTAGAAGCCATAAGCCTCACAGAGCAGTGACTTACAGTAAGTTCAGATTTCTTCCCAGGCAGAGAGGTCATTTTTGCAGGCATTAcatacattaatttaaaaacaaacaaaaaacccccaacataATAGGAATACAATTTAGAAGCCTGGAAAAAGGTGCAGTCTGAAGCTGGATATGTAGTATTGTGCAGTACATCCTAAAAAGTGTTCCACATCTCAGGACACATGAAGCAGAGATTAACAGGCAGAGGAAGCTGCACAGGAGGAAGGTCCTGTTTAAGTCTGTGCTCAAAGGAAAAACTCTCACAGCAGTGACACACACCACCATTTGCTTCTGTAAATGTAGTGAACACAGAGTTAGCAGCAGTCATCACATGAACCTGTGACCTCAACAGAAAGAGCTTCCTTTGAGACACACAGCCATGATTATTATCACGGCTGAGGCATAAGAGAAGGCAAAAGGGAACAGCTTGTAAATAGAAGTGGCAAAATGAGCTCCCATGTGGAGTGAATGTGTTGACAGCACGTGGCATGGTCATAACTACTGTTGTAAACACACAGAAACCAAAGTTGCAGAGTTtggctttaaaaagaaaccaaaacctcTCACCCCCAGCCTAGCTGGGGAGTTGAAAGTGAATccaggaagaaaaccaagatCTTGTAAGTGGGTTTTTGTGCAGAGCTGAGGCTctacacacacgcacacacacagataaagatacatatatatttaaaaaaaaaaggtatatttttCCCCTCCGGTGAGACATCCTGAATGGCTTTGCCAGCCTGCTAGCTCTTCagtggaaaaggagagaggcagcCTGACCATGCACAGAGCACCAAAAGGGGGGTGAGGGCACTCAGttttctcccccaccccactTCATCTTcatggtttgggtcagaagtgctcagtggtgtccctcaggggaGGTCAAGCAACTGATGCCGGGCAAAGAGCTCCTGGGTGATGCTGTAGACATCCGAAATGTAGGGCAGGGCTTCCCCCAGCATGGCCACAGCCTCCTGGGCCGAGCCCACGTTCATGATCTCCAGGAAGGCGTTTCGGGGGGGCAGGGTGCAGAAAGCCACCGTGGCGGCTTTGCGAACGACCCAGGGGTGGTAGGCAGCCAGGGAAGCGTTGTAGGAGTCGGTGCAGATGACAGAGGTCCGGGAATCCTCCTCACCCGTCCTCAACCCCTCTAGGAAGAGCTGTAACCACCGCAGGGCCCTGTGGAGCCGCAGGACGGTTCGGCAACCAGACTCGGGGTGTTCCGATCGTTTCTGGAGATCCACCAGCCCCTGGGCCAGTTCGTACTCCACCATGGCTTGCAGCGAGACGTACCGCTCCCGCTGCTCGCCCCGGCAATAGCCCTCCATGATCTGCACTTTGGTCACCGCGTCCTTGGAGATGAACGAGAAGATGGCACCCAGGCTGTGGAGGAACCTGCGCACCGGGGGAAGACAAACGGGCGTTACCGGGAAATCACCGGGACCTCACCGGGACCCGCCGAGGGCACTCACCGGATCAGTCCCCGCCATCCGCAGAGGTAGGgacccagcagcacctcccGCTGCTCCGTCACGCACGTCTGGAACGCACCGAGCACCTCCCGCAGACTGAAGGGCTCCGCCATACCGGGGCGGGGGGGCGGGACCTGCGGGGTTGCGCAGGCGCGGAGGGGCCCAGGCCTGGGACCGGAGCCGGTGAGGGCCGATGGGCAGGGCCGCGGCGGGGTCGCGGCGGGGTtcgtgggttttttggtgtttgtggggttttttggtgtttgtgtCTGTGCT
Proteins encoded in this window:
- the CPTP gene encoding ceramide-1-phosphate transfer protein, whose product is MAEPFSLREVLGAFQTCVTEQREVLLGPYLCGWRGLIRFLHSLGAIFSFISKDAVTKVQIMEGYCRGEQRERYVSLQAMVEYELAQGLVDLQKRSEHPESGCRTVLRLHRALRWLQLFLEGLRTGEEDSRTSVICTDSYNASLAAYHPWVVRKAATVAFCTLPPRNAFLEIMNVGSAQEAVAMLGEALPYISDVYSITQELFARHQLLDLP